Genomic segment of Streptomyces sp. NBC_01210:
TCACTGCTGAGACTCTCTGACCCGATGGCGACCGGTGGGCGACCGGGTGGCGGCCCGATGGCGACCGGTGGGCGACCGGGTGGCGGCCGATCACACACGATTCACCCGTGACGGGTGAGGGCTCGCGCCGGGAAACGAGGAGGCTGGAAGGGAGCGGACCTGGAGTCCGACTGTGAGTGGCAGGAGGAGAGCTATGGATGGAGATCTGGTCCTGGCGTACGACTATCCCGTGCTGGGCGCCTTCTGGACCGTGATGTGGATCTTCCTCTGGGTCATGTGGCTGATGCTGCTCTTCCGGATCATCATCGACATCTTCCGTGACCACGAGATGAGTGGATGGGCGAAGACGGGATGGCTGATCTTCGTCCTCATCATCCCCTTCCTGGGTGTCCTGGTGTACGTGATCGCCCGCGGCAGGGACATGGGCAAGCGCGAACTCGAACATGCGCAGGCGCAGCGATCTGCCATGGACTCCTACATCCGTGAAACAGCCGGCGGTGCCGGCAGCGGGGTGGACCAGCTGGCCAAACTGTCCGAG
This window contains:
- a CDS encoding SHOCT domain-containing protein, whose product is MDGDLVLAYDYPVLGAFWTVMWIFLWVMWLMLLFRIIIDIFRDHEMSGWAKTGWLIFVLIIPFLGVLVYVIARGRDMGKRELEHAQAQRSAMDSYIRETAGGAGSGVDQLAKLSELKAKGDISEAEFERAKEKLLH